The Dreissena polymorpha isolate Duluth1 chromosome 4, UMN_Dpol_1.0, whole genome shotgun sequence region AAAATCTGCTGATACAAAAAAAGATGACCCATAAtaataatcctttcaaaatcacacaccataTTAACTGTTATTATTGAAAGTATGCTATCATTGGCTGATATAATGGACTTACGTTGTTTGTACCAAGAGATTAGTGGGTTTTCAAACTCTTGCaaattccgggatcagtctattttcATATGTTGAAGTACCATATAAAATGGACCAAGTAAATACAGTTGATCTTTACCCTTTACAATGTGTTAATACAGCTTTAAATTTAAACTCTAGTGTTATTATTAGTAGACAATACCAAACCAGTTTTTGTATTAAATCCCTGTTCCAATATTGAGCAGAATGTGTTATCTAATGATGTGTGGGGTCAGCTGGACTGTCTGAGCTGAGGACTGAAGTATTTTTGTGTGTTGAGAGCAAATGAATCAGCGATTGCCTGCCTGAAATGTAAACAAGAACACAATATTgtagattattttatttttttgtaaattcaaatGTCAAAACAGCCTTTCTTCAAAtgtatttgctgtttatttttttattatgcgaAAATCTAattttgtttgcaataaaattatgtcATGAAATCTGTAGttcactagtagtagtagttgttcaTTTGAAGCAATCAAAACAGTTCCAAGGCAGGCAGCAttcatattttttccaaaaaaacaacaacagaaacaacgatGCTTTTGAATAAAAAGCCTCAGCATCAAAAATGAATTTTCATCAATAAGTAGAAAATCAAATATAAGTCACACTGATATAGAAACACATTTGAACCTTACTCTTAGAAAACGGAGcctaatgcatgtacataaagtgtcgtcccaaattagaaattgcagtctgcacagactaaccAGGTACCACACttaagactggatttttgttaaaataagacttctttataatgataataatctaCAAAGTAAAAGTGTTGCTCCTGATTACCCAGTGGGGTCAGCACAGGCCTATTTGGGATAAGACATtatggacatgcattaagccctgtttttccagataAACACTCATATAAATATCTGATTCCCAGCTCCAACCCTCACCTGAAGATTTCTCGTTTCCCCAGGAAGCCCATGATATGTCCACCAGGGACAGTGCGCACCTTGGCACCCGGCCAAACCTCCTCATGTTTCATGTACCCAGAGTGCGGCACATACTGGTCGTCCTCAGCTAGAACCACGATCACCAACTCTGGGTCTAGTGGGCGAGAAAAATTGCTGATATGAGTGCACTCGTCCATAACCCCTTTCATGAAGTGCTTGCAGTCTAATTCCAACTGGTTCTTCATTTTTTCTGCTGCGTCATCTTTGCCTCGATACACATTGAGATATTCAGGAAGGCTCTGTATCACATTGTTCACTCTGCCGACAAAACTAGGACTAGATTTTGCAGAAGTTTCAGAAGAACCACCTTCAGTTTTTAGAGTTTTATTTGAAAAGCTTCCAGAAGAAAGTTTTCCTGAATTATGAACAGGAATTGAATCACAGCTACTAGAATTTACTGAATGGGTCAATGTTTGCACAGCACTATCTGGTGAATTTGAATGTTTCACTGAGCTGCCCTGAGTATTTAAGTCCTGGTATGTTTGAGGAGTTAAGGTTTTCATCTTTGACTGGTTGGTGTTGTCTGCAGGcccatttttctccattttgtgAATGAAGTCCTTTCCTTCCTGGTACATTGACCGACGTGAGGTCCAATACTGTAACATTACTTCAGAATGTGCCATATTgtattaagaaaaaaacattgaTCTGTATAACACGTGCTAACTCA contains the following coding sequences:
- the LOC127877781 gene encoding protein ABHD18-like isoform X3, translated to MVYCHENLHQRLGKSRGPQKETVSADGRLLEGHFLCPVNEHCPGIMPKEVETARFEMLLPNKWKTDLHPMCLHMGGTGDHGFGRRRRMMAKPLLKEHGIGSVILENPYYGCRKPKDQFRSSLHHVTDLFVMGAGLIMESSILLNWLDRQGYGPLGATGVSMGGYMASLGACSWHKPVSLIPCMAGSTASGVFTHGVLSTAIPWRILEKQYQDTEMFRQEIVDLIESPEPYWTSRRSMYQEGKDFIHKMEKNGPADNTNQSKMKTLTPQTYQDLNTQGSSVKHSNSPDSAVQTLTHSVNSSSCDSIPVHNSGKLSSGSFSNKTLKTEGGSSETSAKSSPSFVGRVNNVIQSLPEYLNVYRGKDDAAEKMKNQLELDCKHFMKGVMDECTHISNFSRPLDPELVIVVLAEDDQYVPHSGYMKHEEVWPGAKVRTVPGGHIMGFLGKREIFRQAIADSFALNTQKYFSPQLRQSS